A window from Mycobacterium botniense encodes these proteins:
- a CDS encoding MBL fold metallo-hydrolase has translation MQLTHFGHSCLLAEFDHATLLFDPGNFSHGFEGISGLSAILITHQHPDHVDQSRLPALLEANPQAELYADPQTAAQLGEPCQAVHVGDELRVGQLRIRAVGGRHAVIHPEIPVIDNISYLVGDDSHAARLMHPGDALFVPEEPVDVLATPAAAPWMKISEAVDYLRAVAPSRAVPIHQGIISPAARGIYYSRLSEMTSTDFQVLPEESAVTF, from the coding sequence ATGCAGCTGACGCATTTCGGCCATTCCTGCTTACTCGCCGAGTTCGACCACGCGACTCTGCTGTTCGACCCGGGAAATTTCTCGCACGGGTTCGAGGGCATCAGCGGGCTGTCCGCCATCTTGATCACCCACCAGCACCCTGATCACGTCGACCAGTCACGGCTGCCCGCGCTGCTCGAGGCCAACCCGCAGGCCGAGCTGTACGCCGACCCGCAAACCGCCGCGCAGCTGGGTGAGCCATGTCAGGCCGTGCACGTCGGCGATGAGCTGCGGGTCGGTCAATTGCGCATCAGGGCAGTCGGTGGCCGACACGCGGTAATCCACCCGGAAATCCCTGTGATCGATAACATCTCGTATCTGGTGGGTGACGACAGCCACGCCGCACGGCTGATGCATCCCGGCGATGCCCTCTTCGTGCCTGAGGAGCCGGTGGATGTGCTGGCTACTCCGGCGGCTGCGCCGTGGATGAAGATCTCCGAAGCCGTCGACTATCTGCGGGCCGTCGCGCCCTCGCGAGCGGTGCCCATCCACCAGGGCATCATCTCCCCCGCAGCTCGGGGCATCTACTACAGCCGGCTCAGCGAAATGACCAGTACCGACTTCCAGGTGTTGCCCGAGGAAAGCGCGGTCACATTCTGA
- the purS gene encoding phosphoribosylformylglycinamidine synthase subunit PurS, translating to MARVVVNVMPKAEILDPQGQAIVGALGRLGHTGISDVRQGKRFELEVDDSVDDSELAEIAESLLANTVIEDWTISREPQ from the coding sequence GTGGCCCGGGTGGTTGTCAATGTGATGCCCAAGGCGGAGATTCTCGACCCGCAGGGCCAGGCGATTGTCGGTGCGCTGGGACGCCTGGGGCATACGGGAATCTCAGATGTACGGCAGGGCAAGCGATTTGAGCTTGAAGTGGATGACAGTGTCGATGATTCCGAGCTCGCTGAGATCGCAGAGTCGCTGCTGGCGAACACGGTTATCGAGGACTGGACGATAAGCCGGGAACCGCAGTGA
- a CDS encoding ATPase has translation MRAVLATMLVVGGAVAPVAAMAVHADPETCPAVCDRIPGSAWIPARDVPLNAVYRWPALAAAAVAVTGTTPRFRFEELCATPTPPQDPRQYAVAARAAVANPDGQWQLQAQVLHWRGDTARGGQAAASVFRNAAAALQACQPGTSPPITLEQTDRLVAVVGGPVVLHTYLLAHPASSTVSELALWSSDPPQVPWPLTADTQILDAMTAPLCTAYIASCP, from the coding sequence ATGCGGGCAGTGCTGGCGACCATGCTAGTCGTGGGTGGGGCGGTGGCTCCGGTGGCCGCGATGGCCGTGCATGCTGACCCGGAAACCTGCCCGGCCGTGTGTGACCGGATTCCCGGCAGCGCGTGGATTCCCGCACGCGACGTGCCGCTCAACGCGGTGTACCGCTGGCCTGCGCTGGCCGCGGCGGCGGTCGCGGTTACCGGGACGACGCCCCGCTTTCGGTTCGAGGAATTGTGCGCCACACCGACGCCGCCGCAGGATCCCCGCCAGTACGCCGTGGCGGCACGGGCCGCCGTCGCCAATCCGGATGGTCAGTGGCAGTTGCAGGCTCAGGTGCTGCACTGGCGCGGTGATACAGCACGCGGCGGCCAGGCCGCGGCGTCGGTGTTTCGCAATGCCGCGGCCGCGCTGCAGGCCTGCCAGCCGGGCACATCGCCGCCGATCACGCTCGAGCAAACCGACCGGCTGGTCGCAGTGGTCGGCGGACCGGTCGTTCTGCACACCTATCTTCTCGCCCATCCCGCGAGCAGTACCGTCAGCGAACTCGCGTTGTGGTCGTCGGACCCGCCGCAGGTGCCGTGGCCACTGACGGCCGACACCCAAATACTGGACGCGATGACCGCCCCGTTATGCACCGCCTACATTGCCTCGTGCCCGTGA
- the purQ gene encoding phosphoribosylformylglycinamidine synthase subunit PurQ, protein MTARVGVITFPGTLDDVDAARAARFVGAEVVSLWHADSDLKGVDAVVVPGGFSYGDYLRAGAIARFAPVMAGVIDAASKGMPVLGICNGFQILCEAGLLPGALTRNAGLHFICRDVRLRVTSTATAWTSVFEPNADIVVPLKSGEGRYVASERMLDELEGEGRVVFRYLDNPNGSLRDIAGISSPNGRVVGLMPHPEHAIEALTGPSEDGLGVFCSVLNSVLEA, encoded by the coding sequence GTGACGGCCCGGGTCGGGGTCATCACCTTTCCCGGGACACTCGATGACGTCGATGCCGCGCGGGCGGCGCGGTTCGTGGGCGCCGAAGTCGTCAGCCTCTGGCACGCCGACTCAGACCTCAAGGGTGTCGACGCGGTCGTGGTTCCCGGCGGATTCTCCTACGGGGATTATCTGCGCGCGGGCGCGATCGCCAGGTTCGCTCCAGTCATGGCCGGAGTCATCGATGCTGCCAGCAAGGGTATGCCGGTGCTGGGGATTTGCAACGGCTTCCAGATTCTCTGCGAGGCCGGGCTGCTGCCTGGTGCTCTCACCCGCAATGCGGGTCTGCATTTCATCTGCCGGGATGTGCGGCTTCGTGTGACGTCGACCGCGACAGCGTGGACATCGGTTTTCGAGCCGAACGCCGACATCGTGGTCCCCTTGAAATCCGGCGAGGGACGCTACGTGGCTTCTGAAAGGATGCTCGACGAACTCGAAGGCGAGGGGCGAGTGGTGTTCCGCTACCTCGACAACCCGAACGGCTCGCTCCGCGACATCGCCGGGATCAGTTCCCCCAATGGGCGCGTGGTCGGGCTGATGCCACATCCCGAGCATGCCATCGAAGCCCTCACCGGACCCTCTGAAGACGGGCTCGGCGTATTCTGCTCGGTGCTGAATTCGGTTCTTGAAGCCTGA
- a CDS encoding family 1 encapsulin nanocompartment shell protein, with the protein MNNLYRELAPITEAAWAEIELEASRTFKRHIAGRRVVDVSGPSGPTTAAVSTGRLIDVAAPTDGVVAHLRSSKPLVQLRVPFTLSRSEIDDVERGSRDSNWDPIKVAAKKLAFVEDRTIFEGYAAASIEGIRSASSNPPLKLPKDARDFPDVIAQALSGLRLAGVDGPYSVLLSANAYTKVSETTEQGYPIREHIHRLIDGDIIWAPAIDGAFVLTTRGGDFDLQLGTDVAIGYLAHDANTVQLYLQETLTFLCYTAEASVALSS; encoded by the coding sequence ATGAACAATCTCTACCGCGAGCTCGCGCCGATCACTGAAGCTGCATGGGCTGAAATCGAATTGGAGGCGTCACGGACATTCAAACGCCATATCGCCGGACGGCGCGTCGTTGACGTCAGCGGTCCCAGTGGGCCGACGACGGCAGCGGTCAGCACCGGCCGGCTGATTGACGTAGCCGCGCCAACCGACGGCGTGGTCGCCCACCTGCGGTCGAGTAAACCCCTTGTGCAGTTGCGCGTTCCGTTTACGCTCTCACGTTCGGAGATCGATGACGTGGAACGTGGATCGCGTGACTCCAACTGGGATCCCATTAAGGTGGCTGCGAAGAAGCTGGCATTCGTGGAAGATCGGACCATCTTCGAAGGCTACGCCGCCGCGTCGATCGAGGGCATTCGAAGCGCCAGTTCGAACCCTCCGCTGAAACTGCCCAAAGACGCCCGTGACTTCCCTGATGTGATCGCACAGGCGCTTTCCGGCCTGCGACTGGCCGGTGTGGACGGCCCGTATTCAGTGCTGCTGTCGGCGAACGCCTACACCAAGGTCAGCGAAACCACCGAGCAAGGCTACCCGATTCGCGAGCACATCCACCGACTGATCGACGGCGATATCATCTGGGCGCCCGCTATCGATGGTGCTTTCGTATTGACCACTCGCGGAGGCGATTTCGATCTTCAACTAGGGACCGACGTGGCGATCGGTTACCTCGCTCATGACGCTAACACGGTACAGCTATACCTGCAGGAGACGCTGACCTTCTTGTGCTACACAGCTGAGGCCTCGGTGGCGTTGAGCTCATGA